A section of the Elusimicrobiota bacterium genome encodes:
- a CDS encoding DUF4411 family protein: MTKTIYFIDACSWSELIRRYSTSKYPAISKAIERLISDGRIISPHEVYNELCLNFGMKDWAQDHKATFRHPSLKEVDALTRILTKLPDAATVNRPYDSDPWLGAFALNHAEEQQGLLVASEKAIVVSEDNKAVKLICDSFHLPQISIFDLLVKEGIVTIGEPSHSRP; encoded by the coding sequence GTGACCAAAACAATCTACTTCATCGACGCCTGCTCTTGGTCTGAGCTCATCAGGCGCTATTCCACGTCCAAGTATCCCGCAATCAGCAAAGCGATCGAGAGGCTTATCTCCGATGGCCGAATCATCAGCCCGCACGAAGTGTACAACGAATTGTGCCTGAACTTCGGGATGAAGGACTGGGCTCAGGACCACAAGGCGACATTTCGACACCCGAGCCTAAAAGAGGTAGACGCACTGACGCGCATTCTGACGAAGCTCCCCGACGCGGCGACAGTGAATAGACCCTACGATTCCGATCCGTGGCTGGGCGCCTTTGCCTTGAATCACGCCGAAGAGCAGCAGGGCCTCTTGGTAGCGTCCGAGAAGGCAATCGTCGTCAGCGAGGACAACAAGGCCGTCAAGCTCATCTGCGACTCGTTCCATCTACCCCAGATCTCAATCTTCGACCTCTTGGTCAAAGAAGGCATCGTGACCATCGGAGAGCCCTCCCACAGCAGGCCCTAG
- the phoU gene encoding phosphate signaling complex protein PhoU gives MTLKRHFDEDLEGLRASLLEMGSLCEEMIHYAVKELTERQESYAQDVLRGEEKVNRLHIEIDELCLRLIALHQPAAGDLRLIAAALKINSDLERIGDQAVNISETAAYLCRLPKIKPGDIPRMVELAVEMLKDSLDAFSRRDVELARSVIGRDDEEDRLKSQTFNELVALMQSDASTIQRALDVILIARNLERIADHATNIAEDVIFMVLGKDIRHHAEEQESGGASIG, from the coding sequence ATGACGCTCAAAAGGCATTTCGACGAGGACTTGGAGGGGCTTCGGGCGAGCCTGCTCGAGATGGGATCGCTCTGCGAGGAGATGATCCATTATGCTGTCAAGGAGCTCACCGAGCGCCAGGAGTCCTACGCCCAGGACGTGCTCCGCGGCGAGGAGAAGGTCAACCGCCTCCACATAGAGATAGACGAGCTCTGCCTGCGGCTCATCGCGCTCCACCAGCCCGCGGCCGGGGACCTGCGCCTCATCGCCGCGGCCTTGAAGATCAACTCGGACCTCGAGCGCATCGGAGACCAGGCCGTCAACATCTCGGAGACCGCCGCCTATCTCTGCCGCCTTCCCAAGATCAAGCCGGGGGACATTCCCCGCATGGTGGAGCTAGCCGTCGAGATGCTCAAGGACAGCCTCGACGCCTTCTCCCGCCGCGACGTGGAGCTGGCCCGGTCGGTCATCGGCCGCGACGACGAGGAGGACCGCCTCAAGAGTCAGACCTTCAACGAGCTCGTCGCGCTCATGCAGTCCGACGCCTCCACCATCCAAAGGGCCCTCGACGTGATCCTCATCGCCAGGAACCTCGAGCGCATCGCCGACCACGCCACCAACATAGCCGAGGACGTGATCTTCATGGTCCTGGGCAAGGACATTCGTCACCACGCCGAGGAGCAGGAAAGCGGAGGGGCTTCCATCGGCTAG
- a CDS encoding helix-turn-helix domain-containing protein, which produces MPRLPLVQIKLSIPERRELRQIREYHPKRRYWLRAEIVLRADAGQSNLYIAQRLEISRNTVKQWRSRFAREGIDGLKDRPIPGRPRWSEL; this is translated from the coding sequence ATGCCCCGGCTCCCGTTGGTTCAGATCAAGCTCAGCATCCCAGAACGGCGAGAGCTTCGCCAAATCCGCGAGTATCATCCGAAAAGGCGCTACTGGCTACGCGCCGAGATCGTGCTCCGGGCCGACGCCGGACAGTCCAATCTCTACATCGCGCAACGGCTTGAGATCAGCCGCAACACGGTCAAGCAGTGGCGCTCCCGCTTCGCTCGCGAGGGCATCGACGGCTTGAAGGACCGGCCTATCCCCGGTCGGCCGAGATGGTCAGAACTTTGA
- a CDS encoding ImmA/IrrE family metallo-endopeptidase, with protein sequence MPDAASKLEIPDSHLYALEQGQADLTYSDLIKIAEKYRQPISAFFRSKTPPTKKTPPDRRSSKPAGDISLLGREAIATARRLQYLLGEALSATGETPPKFGLSAHLNVNPARAAASAREALGVSVAEQLGWVNENVALKQWRARIEGLGAAVFQLKLPNDEFRGLSISDHPTCIVIGTGDSATGKAFTLFHEAAHLALHQSSLCNPFLEGTDQQQIEGWCNTFAGAVLMPPELLAAQEATLKRLPASPNAAAPVIEKTARSFKVSRYALMTRLLVLGWIQRQQYSDLVEFMQLAKPEKSFGRSPAEAISAKRCLNRCGNHFVSTVLGGLRKGVLDIGSASSFLGTKPEHLSTLGRLLAR encoded by the coding sequence GTGCCTGACGCGGCATCGAAGCTTGAGATCCCCGATAGCCACCTATACGCCCTGGAACAGGGTCAGGCCGACCTTACTTACAGCGACCTCATAAAGATCGCGGAAAAGTACCGGCAGCCGATATCGGCTTTCTTTCGCAGCAAGACTCCGCCAACAAAGAAGACCCCCCCTGACAGGAGGTCCTCGAAGCCGGCCGGGGACATCTCGCTGCTCGGCCGTGAGGCCATCGCCACCGCAAGGCGGCTGCAATATCTCTTGGGCGAGGCGCTCTCGGCCACCGGTGAGACCCCGCCCAAGTTCGGCCTTTCCGCTCATTTGAACGTGAACCCGGCTCGCGCCGCGGCCAGCGCACGGGAAGCGCTTGGCGTATCTGTAGCCGAACAGCTCGGCTGGGTGAACGAGAACGTTGCTCTGAAGCAGTGGAGAGCGAGGATTGAAGGGCTGGGGGCGGCTGTCTTTCAACTGAAGCTGCCCAATGATGAGTTTCGCGGGCTTTCTATTAGCGATCACCCGACGTGCATCGTTATCGGCACGGGCGACTCGGCAACTGGCAAGGCTTTCACCCTCTTCCACGAGGCCGCGCATCTGGCGCTGCACCAGTCAAGCTTGTGCAACCCGTTCCTAGAGGGCACAGACCAGCAACAGATTGAGGGCTGGTGTAACACGTTTGCGGGCGCCGTCCTCATGCCACCTGAGTTGCTGGCCGCTCAAGAAGCCACCTTAAAGCGGCTGCCTGCTAGCCCCAATGCTGCCGCTCCTGTCATTGAGAAGACCGCACGTTCCTTCAAGGTCAGCCGTTACGCTCTAATGACCAGGCTGCTCGTGCTCGGTTGGATTCAGCGGCAGCAATACTCCGACTTGGTTGAGTTCATGCAGTTGGCCAAGCCAGAAAAGAGTTTCGGTCGAAGTCCGGCGGAGGCAATCTCCGCGAAGCGGTGCCTGAACCGCTGTGGGAACCATTTTGTCAGCACGGTTCTGGGTGGGCTAAGAAAGGGTGTTCTCGACATCGGCTCAGCGTCGTCCTTTCTTGGAACGAAGCCCGAGCATCTCTCGACGCTTGGTAGGCTCTTAGCCCGGTGA
- a CDS encoding helix-turn-helix domain-containing protein, translating to MRKEQLPISSEHKLDQIMSYGRRAPEGLEAMPVHAFIRMARHALRMTQAQLAKRAGIPQSHLAVIETGKRDFKLTTLRKIYSALGGNLMVVGRFRKKPATLVSERIREVARKKIMRVAGSMALEKQLPDDAMINKFIKAEEDKLLREASTDIWED from the coding sequence ATGAGAAAAGAACAACTGCCCATTTCCAGCGAACACAAGCTGGATCAGATAATGTCCTACGGACGGAGAGCCCCGGAGGGGCTGGAAGCCATGCCGGTTCATGCTTTCATCCGTATGGCACGGCATGCGCTCCGGATGACGCAGGCCCAGCTTGCCAAGCGAGCCGGCATTCCGCAATCGCATTTAGCCGTGATCGAGACCGGGAAGCGGGACTTCAAACTAACGACTCTGCGGAAGATCTATTCGGCTTTGGGCGGCAACCTGATGGTCGTCGGCAGGTTCCGTAAGAAGCCCGCTACCCTAGTCTCGGAACGAATTCGCGAGGTCGCGCGTAAAAAGATCATGCGCGTTGCCGGGTCCATGGCGCTGGAAAAGCAGCTTCCCGATGACGCGATGATCAACAAGTTCATCAAGGCGGAGGAAGATAAGCTGCTCCGTGAAGCTTCGACCGATATCTGGGAGGATTGA
- the pstC gene encoding phosphate ABC transporter permease subunit PstC, producing the protein MKPSSDGLESGAGPREQAGDRLFKLLLLGFGLFVVALALALACELAAKSLKIWKEFGFSFLWTSVWDPVAEQFGALPFIYGTLMSSALALAIAAPLGIGSAIFLAELAPRKISDICCFFIELLAAVPSVILGLMGIFILVPAVRSIEPTLTRFLGFLPFFRGEPYGVGLLTAGGILALMILPYITSITREVLLSVPRPLKEGMLALGATHWETVRRVSLPYARSGIAGAVFLSLGRALGETMAVTMVIGNVPRVSASLLDPAYSMASVIANELSEAVGDLHLEALIAMGLALLAITIVMNGLARLLIDQAVKKGERA; encoded by the coding sequence TTGAAACCATCAAGTGACGGTCTCGAAAGCGGCGCCGGCCCGCGCGAGCAGGCCGGCGATCGGCTTTTCAAGCTCCTGCTCCTGGGCTTCGGGCTTTTCGTTGTCGCCCTGGCGCTGGCCCTGGCCTGCGAGCTGGCCGCCAAGTCCCTGAAGATATGGAAGGAGTTCGGCTTCTCCTTCCTATGGACCTCGGTCTGGGACCCGGTCGCTGAGCAGTTCGGGGCTCTCCCCTTCATTTACGGAACATTAATGTCCTCGGCTTTGGCCCTGGCCATCGCCGCTCCCTTGGGCATCGGCTCGGCCATCTTTCTGGCGGAGCTGGCCCCGAGGAAAATCTCGGACATATGCTGCTTTTTTATCGAGCTTCTGGCGGCCGTGCCGAGCGTGATCTTGGGGCTCATGGGCATCTTCATTCTGGTGCCCGCGGTGCGTTCGATCGAGCCGACGCTCACCCGGTTCCTGGGCTTTCTCCCATTCTTCCGCGGGGAGCCCTACGGCGTGGGACTGCTGACGGCCGGGGGCATACTTGCCTTGATGATACTGCCTTATATCACGAGCATCACCCGGGAAGTCCTCTTGAGCGTGCCCCGGCCTCTCAAGGAGGGTATGCTGGCCCTTGGCGCCACCCATTGGGAGACCGTGCGCCGCGTGAGCCTGCCCTACGCCCGCTCCGGCATCGCCGGGGCCGTGTTTTTGTCCCTGGGCCGCGCCTTGGGGGAGACCATGGCCGTTACCATGGTGATCGGCAATGTTCCCCGCGTCTCCGCCTCGCTTTTGGATCCAGCCTACAGCATGGCCTCGGTGATCGCCAACGAGCTCTCCGAGGCCGTGGGGGACCTTCATTTGGAGGCCCTCATCGCGATGGGCTTGGCGCTCCTGGCGATCACGATCGTCATGAACGGTTTGGCCCGGCTTCTCATTGACCAGGCGGTCAAAAAGGGGGAGAGGGCCTGA
- the pstA gene encoding phosphate ABC transporter permease PstA, with amino-acid sequence MPVRDSLKKRQRVNKIMFAATAVCAGVSILSLFCILGYIAYKGFSSLSWSFFTRLPKPVGETGGGIANSILGSVKIVGLASALGIPVGILGGVYLAEYGRGLAGFCIRYAADVLSGVPSIVIGIFAYALIVMPMKRFSALSASAALAAIMIPIVLRNTEEFVRLVPLSIREAGLALGIPRWRVILFIVIPTAGRGLITGALLAVSRIAGETAPLIFTAFGNRFWDNGLLEPMASLPHTIFTYAIAPYEDWHRQAWAAALILMGLVLAINAGARYFLKPSTGVSH; translated from the coding sequence ATGCCCGTCCGGGACTCGTTGAAAAAACGCCAGAGAGTCAACAAGATCATGTTCGCGGCCACGGCCGTTTGCGCCGGAGTCTCCATACTCAGTCTGTTCTGTATCCTGGGCTACATCGCTTATAAAGGCTTCTCCTCGCTCAGTTGGAGCTTCTTTACCCGCCTGCCCAAGCCCGTGGGGGAGACCGGAGGCGGCATCGCCAACTCCATCCTGGGCTCGGTCAAGATCGTGGGCTTGGCGAGCGCCCTGGGAATTCCGGTGGGGATCCTTGGCGGGGTTTACTTGGCCGAGTACGGCCGAGGCCTCGCGGGCTTCTGTATCCGCTACGCCGCGGACGTCTTGAGCGGCGTTCCCTCGATAGTCATAGGCATCTTCGCCTACGCATTGATCGTCATGCCCATGAAGCGCTTCAGCGCCTTGTCGGCAAGCGCGGCTCTTGCCGCCATCATGATCCCGATCGTTCTGCGCAACACCGAGGAGTTCGTGCGCCTGGTGCCCCTGTCCATCCGGGAGGCGGGATTGGCCCTGGGCATCCCGCGCTGGAGAGTCATCCTCTTCATCGTCATCCCCACGGCCGGCCGGGGCCTCATCACGGGAGCCCTCTTGGCTGTTTCCCGCATCGCGGGCGAGACAGCGCCCCTCATCTTCACCGCCTTCGGCAACCGCTTCTGGGACAACGGCTTGCTTGAACCTATGGCTTCGCTCCCGCACACCATATTCACCTACGCCATAGCCCCTTACGAGGACTGGCACCGCCAGGCCTGGGCCGCGGCCCTGATCCTCATGGGCTTGGTCCTGGCTATCAACGCCGGAGCCCGCTATTTTCTAAAGCCTTCCACGGGAGTTTCGCATTAA
- the pstB gene encoding phosphate ABC transporter ATP-binding protein, with protein sequence MIPEDRTVSMEVKALRAGYGAHAVIKDVSLSFYGKQVTAIIGPSGRGKSTLIRCLNRMHENVPGATMGGKILLEGRSVLSLDPAVLRRKVGMVFQRPNPFPTMSISENVAAGLVLNGIGDRGRIAEKVEDSLRKAALWDEVKDKLSEPGLGLSGGQQQRLCIARALAVEPQVLLLDEPCSALDPIATARIEELLLALKPHLTIVIVTHNMQQAARVSDSTAFLLMGDLIELNRTHQLFTKPSDKRTEDYITGRFG encoded by the coding sequence ATGATCCCAGAAGATAGAACTGTTTCCATGGAGGTCAAGGCGCTTCGGGCCGGATACGGCGCGCACGCCGTGATCAAGGACGTGAGCCTTTCGTTTTACGGCAAGCAGGTGACCGCCATTATCGGGCCCTCGGGCCGCGGCAAATCCACCTTGATCCGGTGCCTCAACCGCATGCATGAGAACGTCCCCGGGGCCACGATGGGGGGGAAGATACTCCTTGAAGGGAGAAGCGTCCTATCCCTCGACCCCGCGGTCTTGCGCCGCAAGGTGGGAATGGTCTTCCAGCGCCCCAACCCTTTCCCCACCATGAGTATTTCCGAGAACGTGGCCGCGGGCTTGGTCTTGAACGGGATCGGGGACCGCGGCAGGATCGCCGAGAAAGTCGAGGATAGCTTGCGCAAGGCCGCTCTCTGGGACGAGGTGAAGGATAAGCTCTCCGAGCCGGGCCTGGGCCTCTCCGGAGGCCAACAGCAGAGGCTTTGCATCGCCCGGGCCCTGGCTGTCGAGCCCCAAGTCCTTCTTCTAGACGAGCCCTGCTCGGCCCTCGATCCCATCGCGACCGCCCGCATCGAGGAGCTTCTGCTCGCGCTCAAGCCGCATTTGACCATAGTCATCGTCACCCACAACATGCAGCAGGCGGCCCGGGTGTCCGATTCCACCGCCTTCCTGCTCATGGGCGATTTGATAGAATTGAACCGTACGCACCAGCTGTTCACCAAGCCCTCCGACAAGAGGACAGAGGACTACATCACGGGCCGCTTCGGGTAA